The Neurospora crassa OR74A linkage group IV, whole genome shotgun sequence genome has a segment encoding these proteins:
- a CDS encoding mannitol-1-phosphate 5-dehydrogenase — protein sequence MAANNYTKKAVHFGAGNIGRGFVACFLHNSGYEVIFADVNADLINALNASPSYKVIEVGSEGTEESTITNYRAINSRTNEEELIQEIATAEVVTCSVGPNILKFIAPVIAKGIDRRSEDLPPVAVIACENAIGATDTLAEYIKDPKNTPSHRLENYEKRARFANSAIDRIVPAQDADAGLDVKLEKFYEWVVDRTPFKDMSPPDIKGINWVDNLLPYIERKLYTVNTGHATAAYHGYIRRKSTVYDALQDKDIQEEVKKALENTSHLITQKHGIDEQAQHEYVEKIVRRISNPHLEDAVERVGRAPLRKLSRKERFIGPAAELAEHGKDCSALLDAAEMAFRFQNVEGDEESAELAKIMASNKPEDVVKQVCGLNEQEKLFPKVVEVVQRVQADLHDD from the exons ATGGCTGCCAACAATTATACCAAGAAGGCGGTGCACTTTGGTGCTGGCAACATTG GTCGTGGTTTCGTTGCCTGCTTCCTTCACAACTCTGGATACGAAGTCATCTTTGCTGATGTCAACGCCGACCTAATAAACGCCCTCAATGCCAGCCCCTCCTACAAGGTTATCGAGGTGGGAAGCGAGGGAACGGAGGAAtcgaccatcaccaactaCCGCGCCATCAACTCTCGCACCAATGAGGAGGAGCTTATCCAGGAAATCGCCACGGCTGAAGTGGTGACTTGCTCCGTCGGCCCCAACATCCTCAAGTTCATTGCCCCTGTCATTGCCAAGGGTATCGACCGCAGATCCGAGGACCTGCCCCCTGTGGCTGTCATTGCCTGCGAGAATGCCATTGGGGCGACGGATACTCTTGCCGAGTACATCAAGGACCCTAAGAACACTCCCTCGCACCGGTTGGAGAATTATGAGAAGCGCGCCCGTTTCGCCAACTCGGCCATCGATCGCATTGTTCCGGCCCAAGATGCCGACGCAGGCTTGGATGTCAAGCTTGAGAAGTTTTATGAGTGGGTGGTCGACCGCACTCCCTTCAAGGACATGTCGCCGCCCGACATCAAGGGCATCAACTGGGTCGACAACCTGCTGCCCTACATTGAGCGTAAGCTCTACACTGTCAACACCGGCCACGCGACGGCCGCCTACCATGGTTACATCCGCCGCAAGAGCACCGTCTATGATGCTCTCCAAGATAAGGACATCCAGGAAGAGGTCAAGAAGGCGCTCGAGAACACATCCCACCTCATTACGCAAAAGCACGGCATCGACGAACAGGCCCAGCACGAGTACGTTGAAAAGATTGTCAGGCGCATCAGCAACCCTCACCTGGAGGATGCCGTCGAGCGCGTGGGCCGTGCTCCCCTACGGAAGCTGTCCCGCAAGGAGCGGTTCATCGGCCCCGCAGCCGAGCTTGCCGAACACGGTAAGGACTGCAGCGCTCTGCTCGATGCTGCTGAGATGGCGTTCCGCTTCCAGAACGTCGAGGGCGACGAGGAGTCGGCCGAACTTGCTAAGATCATGGCGAGCAACAAGCCCGAGGACGTTGTCAAGCAGGTCTGCGGCTTGAACGAGCAGGAGAAGCTGTTCCCCAAGGTGGTCGAGGTTGTACAGCGCGTACAGGCCGACTTGCACGACGACTAG
- a CDS encoding CinY protein: MLELLRRPKSATNALATTLLLLALSPACIHSFGTINEPIVLGQHNEHEMITRLAFQCPGASTGTIINVKSDGICFEPRSLDQLAGTHFDVQGFPIPGGGTNGAVGAPDTLDPVPEGPEAHCDDADFIDIPGYPRTREQATQALQTCVNHLRGRFKQAWKSAADLIELDEEVTNAEGSAHLQKKGQLRIRRDMVDLSPFAGGDCRFAFPALQVNTLARAKCATIEAFGRALHGIHDFYAHSNWVDEHDRSQPIGVANPPGLGRNDTAPFLDLRAHGEIPREMLPRNLSTGCFAVPDATPGRSNCEGRVSHNTLNKDHGVVYLDGTFGEIGPGTPRTENGLEENFKRAVAAAVEDSRNSWKALRTEVRNRYGAEKGDLMICALVRDDPVRDCIPRNVAVVIDLSTQAKQNGLLQLERQVAMGLAAKMETSSGLHNMITVVEFAESARVVYPMESPAYLNLEGTQSNGTLIPFNENIHYPPNATTRLPAHMTAPIHEGKADIGVGLSMAIDEILRAKPDGEHNERGAVLLLTAGAEDEDDVHEILQQIERASGEGIRVHYGCINPPLLPLQSFTHTDAPTECHPGKGAISSVLKTGGTFSFLSSTRRGKQTAKDFIDFVTNRGLTVTDGSGAGDTDEGEPLPIPVTPGMAIADILSAEFSKKIFSYSAKAGERLDFTILDRSQASAEAPGGCLNMTLLDLKSLTDPEDEDDTDTNTDTDYGEDEPNDWSPEVELPTLKYCTSDPPRVHHLAYYAKEDMDIALLVQHDETAEKNQLPRNPNRTSQAAQDEEQNFSSQQHEPQSAVGLGEIIFTLELSTEMLGIDHLTLPYCPSLGGLCEHDDEGRLIPLRGATTFSGPLSGIVANDTEYENDTVGDGERKREATKVTRRRDDAVTSRRSSSSGSGSSGDDPSATVFSTAVFDARQGEEVDVCLVGERCRARP, translated from the exons ATGTTAGAACTTCTTCG GCGCCCTAAAAGCGCCACAAATGCGCTGGCAACAACGCTCCTTTTACTCGCTCTTAGTCCAGCATGCATCCACTCCTTCGGCACCATCAATGAGCCCATTGTGCTCGGGCAGCACAATGAGCACGAAATGATTACTCGCCTGGCCTTCCAGTGCCCCGGCGCGAGCACtggcaccatcatcaacgtAAAATCCGACGGCATCTGCTTCGAGCCCCGCTCGCTCGACCAGTTAGCTGGCACCCACTTCGACGTGCAAGGCTTCCCCATTCCGGGAGGCGGCACCAACGGCGCCGTCGGCGCTCCCGACACGCTCGACCCTGTTCCCGAAGGTCCCGAGGCCCATTGCGACGACGCCGACTTCATCGACATACCGGGCTACCCCCGCACCCGAGAGCAGGCGACCCAGGCGCTGCAGACATGCGTGAACCACCTGCGCGGCCGCTTCAAGCAGGCCTGGAAGAGCGCCGCCGACCTGATCGAGCTGGACGAGGAGGTGACCAACGCGGAAGGGAGCGCGCACCTCCAGAAGAAAGGCCAGCTGCGCATCCGTAGGGACATGGTCGACTTGTCGCCCTTTGCCGGCGGTGATTGTCGCTTCGCCTTCCCCGCCCTGCAGGTGAACACGCTTGCGCGCGCCAAGTGTGCCACTATCGAGGCTTTCGGTCGAGCTCTCCACGGAATCCATGATTTCTATGCGCACAGCAACTGGGTTGATGAACACGACAGGTCGCAGCCTATAGGCGTGGCTAACCCGCCAGGTTTGGGGAGAAACGATACCGCACCGTTTTTGGACCTGCGCGCCCACGGTGAGATTCCCAGAGAAATGTTGCCAAGAAATCTGAGCACGGGATGCTTCGCAGTGCCAGATGCGACGCCTGGGAGGAGCAATTGCGAGGGGAGGGTGTCGCATAATACGCTGAACAAGGACCATGGAGTGGTGTACTTGGATGGAACGTTTGGGGAGATCGGACCTGGTACCCCCCGGACGGAGAATGGGCTCGAGGAGAACTTCAAGAGAGCGGTGGCGGCCGCGGTGGAGGATTCGCGCAATTCTTGGAAGGCATTGAGGACCGAGGTGAGGAATAGGTACGGTGCGGAGAAGGGCGATTTGATGATTTGTGCCTTGGTCAGGGACGATCCGGTGAGGGACTGCATACCGCGAAACGTGGCCGTTGTGATCGACCTGTCTACCCAGGCCAAGCAAAACGGGCTGTTGCAACTGGAGAGACAGGTGGCAATGGGCTTGGCCGCCAAGATGGAGACGAGCAGTGGCCTGCACAACATGATAACGGTCGTGGAGTTTGCAGAGAGTGCGCGGGTGGTCTATCCGATGGAGAGTCCGGCGTATTTGAACCTGGAGGGAACCCAATCCAACGGTACATTGATACCTTTCAACGAAAACATACACTATCCTCCGAACGCAACAACCCGCCTGCCCGCCCACATGACAGCCCCAATCCATGAAGGAAAGGCAGATATCGGTGTCGGGCTTTCCATGGCTATTGATGAGATCCTAAGGGCAAAGCCGGATGGAGAGCACAACGAACGAGGCGCCGTCCTACTGCTCACTGCTGGCgctgaggatgaagacgatgTCCATGAAATACTGCAGCAGATTGAGAGGGCATCAGGAGAGGGTATCCGCGTGCACTATGGGTGCATCAACCCGCCCCTTCTGCCACTCCAATCCTTCACTCACACTGATGCACCAACCGAGTGTCATCCCGGTAAAGGGGCCATCTCTTCCGTGCTTAAAACAGGAGGgaccttctccttccttagCAGCACGCGCCGCGGCAAGCAGACAGCCAAAGACTTCATCGATTTTGTCACAAATCGCGGTCTCACCGTCACCGACGGCTCGGGTGCCGGCGACACAGATGAGGGCGAACCGCTTCCCATACCCGTTACCCCGGGCATGGCCATCGCCGATATTCTCAGCGCCGAGTTTTCCAAGAAAATCTTCTCTTACTCAGCCAAGGCCGGCGAACGGCTCGACTTTACCATTCTCGACCGCAGTCAGGCGAGCGCGGAAGCGCCGGGGGGCTGTCTCAACATGACGCTGCTCGATCTCAAATCGCTGACCGATcccgaggatgaagatgacacCGACACCAATACCGACACCGACTACGGGGAGGATGAACCCAACGACTGGTCACCCGAAGTAGAACTTCCCACCCTCAAATACTGCACGAGCGACCCACCCCGAGTCCACCATCTCGCTTACTACGCAAAAGAAGACATGGACATCGCCCTGCTGGTCCAGCACGACGAAACGGCCGAAAAGAACCAGCTTCCTCGCAACCCGAACCGCACCTCCCAAGCCGCCCAGGACGAGGAACAAAACTTTTCTTCACAACAACATGAGCCTCAGTCCGCAGTAGGACTAGGAGAAATCATCTTCACTCTCGAACTCTCGACGGAAATGCTCGGTATCGACCATCTTACTCTGCCGTACTGTCCGAGCTTAGGTGGGTTGTGTGagcatgatgatgagggcCGATTAATTCCCCTTCGGGGGGCTACGACGTTTTCTGGGCCGTTGTCGGGGATAGTGGCTAACGATACGGAGTACGAGAACGACACGGTCGGTGATGgtgagaggaagagggaggccACAAAGGTGACAAGAAGACGAGACGATGCTGTCACTAGCCGccgtagtagtagtagtggtagtggCAGTAGCGGTGATGACCCTAGTGCCACAGTTTTTAGCACGGCGGTCTTCGATGCGAGGCAAGGAGAGGAAGTGGACGTTTGTTTGGTTGGAGAGCGATGTAGGGCTCGCCCGTGA
- a CDS encoding chromosome transmission fidelity protein 18 has product MLPPSSPIAFPSSPPPPTAKRPRDSDGTKSAKPRALGGFLADDDSESDDNDKVSLERSRKRRMLQHDIQTDTQTTEPPLLSQLAIDEDPEEETERYERLFGTRTTASALPATLLSDFLNTPSYRISTCSGKSIPLRERKPTTPVSYETMVAARSRTKEGRAKKSYYGIDIHELIDNATKEIAEAHKVAATAPITPPTNPDRPVRSVEEHTTNTKKQKKSLLWTEKYRARTFMDLVGDDLTNRQVLRWLKRWDPIVFPHSVKSKPTRRRGVQGQQQQQPEEEKPHRKILMLTGPPGLGKTTLAHVCARQAGYEVLEINASDDRSKDVVKGRIRTSLGTESVKTVENKKPETGKQQKIARPVCVVVDEVDGVVSGSGGSGEGGFVKALIDLVLLDQKNSSGAGASSAAGRKKKKGDDFRQMRPLILICNDVYHPSLRPLRQSGLAEIIHVGKPSVEAVVTRLKTVFEKEGIPCEKDAARKLCEAAWGMTSGIDAKRGAEGNAEGDLRGIMVVGEWVAGRLRATITSTPVLTRQWIDQNIVHDLAHGGGGARGLGRGGVKEIVNRIFQEGGGFPTPLLSQAEQPKYAKHEQPQTQLGFSEQRKKYAMARLREMIDTSGEVDRIMTEIFSEYPNREFNDDSFLTKPDSAYEWMHFHDTCSTRLYSSQEWELGQYISQPPLACHHLFASPKRHQPQNTERKWGDMMEEAEAPPLPFSGPRANFEAHEAEKVNRAALQGLQGQLPPSLYRLFRSPEDISTYFLPYLVRLVSPDVKPVVVGGSDKSGAVASVRREGEKAMVRRAAQILAEVGVALQKGKIEPDPAVGQQYRTQWVYRMEPDLDTLATFETAGALVLASQAPTRYAVRQVLDQELQKTIAIRENAARQARMNNGQTANSTFKPHAAAAPFNAMDFNANKENTAMVADQKEVKRDFFGRVIVLGEKKGNATAAAAAGGGDGKESKRKGRSDVAGDEKDIRVWVTYHEGINNAVRKPISLEEFMRGF; this is encoded by the exons ATGCTACCGCCCTCGTCACCCATCGCATTCCCCTCCAGCCCTCCCCCCCCAACCGCAAAACGACCTCGCGACTCCGATGGCACAAAGTCCGCAAAACCCCGTGCTCTGGGTGGCTTCCTTGCCGACGATGACTCCGAATCCGACGACAATGACAAGGTTTCTCTGGAACGATCCCGTAAGCGACGAATGCTACAGCACGATATCCAGACAGATACCCAGACAACCGAGCCCCCGCTTCTCAGCCAGCTAGCGATCGATGAAGACCCCGAGGAAGAAACCGAACGTTACGAGCGCCTATTCGGCACAAGGACAACAGCCTCGGCACTCCCTGCGACTCTGCTCAGCGACTTCCTCAACACACCGTCCTACCGCATCTCGACATGTTCCGGCAAATCCATTCCTCTCCGGGAGCGCAAACCGACAACACCAGTCTCCTACGAGACAATGGTAGCAGCAAGATCGCGCACAAAAGAAGGCCGAGCCAAAAAGAGCTATTACGGAATTGACATCCACGAACTTATCGACAACGCAACAAAGGAGATTGCCGAGGCGCACAAAGTGGCCGCCACGGCTCCCATCACCCCTCCAACAAACCCAGACAGACCTGTGCGATCGGTCGAAGAACACACAACAAACACCAAGAAGCAGAAAAAGAGCCTATTATGGACAGAAAAATACCGTGCCCGAACATTCATGGACCTCGTCGGCGATGACTTGACCAACAGGCAGGTGCTTCGCTGGCTAAAGCGATGGGATCCAATAGTATTTCCACATTCGGTGAAAAGTAAGCCTACACGGCGACGTGGCGTACAagggcaacagcagcagcagccagaggaggaaaaaCCACACCGGAAAATCCTCATGTTGACGGGCCCGCCGGGTTTGGGGAAAACGACACTAGCACACGTATGCGCGCGACAAGCCGGCTATGAGGTTTTGGAGATCAATGCCAGTGACGACCGAAGCAAGGATGTGGTCAAAGGGCGCATCCGGACAAGTCTCGGAACGGAGTCAGTCAAGACGGTAGAAAACAAGAAGCCCGAGACGGGCAAACAGCAGAAGATCGCTCGACCGGTATGTGTGGTAGTTGATGAAGTCGATGGTGTCGTTAGTGGCTCGGGAGGGTCTGGCGAGGGCGGTTTCGTCAAAGCCTTGATCGACCTGGTGCTCCTTGACCAAAAAAACAGTTCTGGGGCCGGGGCCTCTTCTGCCGCTGGccggaaaaagaagaagggggatgaCTTCAGACAGATGAGACCTCTTATCCTGATCTGTAACGATGTTTATCACCCATCGCTTCGGCCGCTACGCCAATCAGGCCTTGCTGAAATCATTCATGTAGGCAAGCCCTCTGTAGAGGCAGTGGTCACTCGTCTCAAGACAGTCTTTGAGAAGGAGGGTATCCCATGCGAAAAGGATGCTGCGCGCAAGCTCTGTGAGGCCGCATGGGGAATGACCAGTGGTATCGATGCCAAGCGAGGAGCCGAGGGCAATGCCGAGGGTGATCTCCGCGGCATTATGGTCGTAGGAGAGTGGGTTGCCGGCAGGTTACGCGCAACCATTACCAGCACGCCGGTTCTTACAAGGCAGTGGATTGACCAGAACATCGTCCACGATCTCGCTcacggtggtggaggtgccCGCGGTCTAGGTCGCGGTGGCGTCAAAGAGATTGTGAACCGTATTTTCCAGGAAGGCGGTGGCTTCCCCACGCCACTTCTATCACAAGCTGAGCAGCCAAAGTATGCAAAGCACGAACAACCACAGACACAGCTCGGTTTTTCAGAGCAGCGGAAGAAGTACGCCATGGCGCGGTTAAGGGAGATGATTGACACGAGCGGCGAGGTCGACCGTATCATGACCGAGATCTTCAGCGAGTATCCCAACCGCGAGTTCAATGACGACTCCTTCCTCACCAAGCCTGACTCGGCGTATGAGTGGATGCACTTCCACGATACATGTTCAACGAGGCTGTACTCCAGCCAGGAATGGGAGCTAGGCCAATACATCTCCCAGCCACCGTTAGCATGTCATCACTTGTTCGCCTCCCCTAAACGACATCAGCCTCAGAACACCGAAAGGAAATGGGGTGACATGATGGAAGAAGCCGAAGCACCTCCGTTGCCCTTTAGCGGTCCAAGAGCAAACTTTGAGGCAcacgaggccgagaaggtgAACAGAGCAGCGTTGCAGGGACTACAAGGGCAACTACCTCCTAGTCTTTACCGTCTGTTCCGTAGCCCCGAGGATATCTCCACGTATTTCCTGCCATATCTGGTCCGTCTGGTGTCTCCCGATGTGAAGCCCGTCGTAGTCGGTGGCAGCGACAAGAGCGGGGCGGTAGCGAGTGTGAGGAGGGAAGGCGAGAAGGCTATGGTCAGGAGAGCGGCTCAAATACTAGCTGAGGTTGGCGTCGCTTTGCAAAAGGGCAAGATTGAGCCGGATCCAGCAGTTGGGCAACAGTACCGGACACAATGGGTTTATCGCATGGAACC AGACCTCGACACGCTCGCAACCTTTGAGACAGCGGGCGCCCTCGTCCTAGCCTCCCAAGCGCCAACGCGATATGCAGTCCGCCAAGTTCTAGACCAAGAGCTGCAAAAGACCATCGCAATACGCGAGAACGCCGCCAGGCAAGCGCGCATGAACAACGGGCAGACTGCTAACTCTACCTTCAAGCCTCacgcggctgctgctcctttCAACGCCATGGACTTTAACGCTAACAAGGAAAATACGGCAATGGTGGCCGATCAAAAGGAAGTTAAAAGAGACTTCTTTGGCCGTGTGATTGTGTTGggtgagaagaaggggaatgctaccgctgccgctgccgctggcgGGGGCGATGGTAAGGAAagcaagaggaaggggagaagCGACGTGGCTGGTGATGAGAAGGACATCAGGGTGTGGGTCACCTATCACGAAGGGATCAATAATGCTGTTCGGAAACCGATCTCGTTGGAGGAGTTCATGAGAGGGTTCTGA
- a CDS encoding guanine deaminase, producing MGSQEQTTLAARNQLFYGTFIYPKTLTDLEYLHNTAVAVDQNGTIVAIERDFDLSQAASTLFPRLGWAPDSVSIHSSLASHNQFFFPGFIDTHLHAPQYPNVGIFGKSTLLDWLETYTFPLEASLSDPAKARTVYNRVIRKTLSHGTTCAAYYATKDVTTTNLLADLCLRAGQRALVGRVCMDQLSPKYYRDASAADSVAATRESITYIESIDPTGTIVRPVITPRFAPSCSAPLMAELGKLAAETGLPVQTHISENEGEIALVKEMFPAKKIGAKGDTYTHVYDTFGLLTDKTILAHGVHLSEEEVQIIKARGSKVSHCPCSNSALTSGAARVRWLLERGIEVGLGTDMSGGYSPSVLEMARQAALVSRHVAMGCAPAKKENKGEKENKGEKESEAETEGKTNEDGNSEKESKANQANKDGIDRERAKLTVEEVLYLATKGGAELVGMKGKVGGFEVGMEWDAQLIGLGRDVVDGEYEDEEKEEEGNVDVFGWESWPNKVAKWLFNGDDRNTRKVWVKGRLVHERK from the coding sequence ATGGGTTCTCAGGAACAGACAACCCTGGCCGCCCGGAATCAGCTCTTCTACGGCACCTTTATTTACCCCAAGACCCTGACCGACCTCGAATATCTCCACAACAcggccgttgccgttgacCAGAATGGCACCATTGTTGCCATCGAGCGAGACTTTGATCTCTCCCAAGCCGCCAGCACTCTATTCCCACGCCTGGGCTGGGCTCCGGACAGCGTTTCCATACACTCCTCCTTAGCTTCCCATAACCAATTTTTCTTCCCCGGCTTCATCGACACTCACCTGCACGCCCCGCAGTACCCCAATGTTGGTATCTTCGGCAAGTCCACTCTCCTCGACTGGCTCGAGACCTACACATTCCCGCTCGAGGCTTCGCTCTCAGACCCGGCCAAGGCCCGGACCGTTTACAACCGCGTTATCCGCAAGACCCTGAGCCATGGCACCACGTGCGCCGCCTACTACGCCACCAAAGACGTCACTACCACCAACTTGCTCGCCGACCTGTGTCTGCGCGCCGGTCAGCGCGCCCTCGTCGGCCGTGTGTGCATGGATCAGCTGTCCCCGAAGTACTATCGCGACGCCTCGGCCGCTGACTCTGTGGCCGCCACCCGCGAATCGATCACCTACATCGAGTCCATCGATCCGACCGGCACCATCGTCCGCCCCGTGATCACCCCGCGCTTCGCGCCTTCGTGCTCGGCGCCCCTGATGGCCGAACTAGGCAAGCTAGCGGCCGAAACGGGTCTCCCTGTGCAAACGCACATCTCGGAGAACGAAGGCGAGATTGCGCTGGTGAAGGAAATGTTCCCTGCCAAGAAGATCGGAGCGAAAGGGGATACCTACACGCACGTGTACGACACCTTTGGCCTGCTGACGGACAAGACCATCCTGGCGCACGGCGTGCACCTatcggaagaggaggtgcaGATCATCAAGGCAAGGGGAAGCAAGGTCAGTCACTGCCCGTGCAGCAACAGCGCCCTTACGAGCGGCGCGGCGCGGGTAAGGTGGCTGCTGGAGCGCGGCATCGAGGTCGGTTTGGGCACGGATATGAGCGGCGGGTATAGCCCATCAGTGTTGGAGATGGCGAGGCAGGCGGCGCTAGTCAGCCGGCATGTGGCTATGGGGTGTGCgccggcgaagaaggagaataagggggagaaggagaataaaggggagaaggagagtgAGGCGGAGACGGAGGGCAAGACGAATGAAGACGGTAATTCGGAGAAGGAGAGCAAGGCCAATCAGGCGAATAAGGACGGGATAGATAGGGAGAGGGCCAAGCTGACGGTGGAAGAGGTGCTGTATCTGGCTACAAAAGGAGGAGCGGAGCTGGTAGGAATGAAAGGGAAGGTGGGCGGGTTTGAGGTGGGCATGGAGTGGGATGCGCAGTTGATTGGGTTGGGGAGGGACGTAGTGGATGGGGAgtatgaagatgaggaaaaagaggaggaagggaatgTAGATGTGTTTGGGTGGGAAAGTTGGCCGAATAAAGTGGCCAAGTGGTTGTTTAACGGCGACGATAGGAACACGAGGAAAGTTTGGGTCAAGGGGAGGTTGGTGCATGAGAGGAAGTAG